In Panicum virgatum strain AP13 chromosome 4N, P.virgatum_v5, whole genome shotgun sequence, a single window of DNA contains:
- the LOC120668698 gene encoding uncharacterized protein LOC120668698 yields the protein MADVSGDGFGGRRPLGLLANARKRKDGFVQLFLMAGVLMMSLRSLGQKHRLRDLADGAADLRRERDDLSLCMRGLQDALRREADADASGALASHPAPATTAAEDQ from the coding sequence ATGGCGGACGTCAGCGGCGACGGCTTCGGGGGCCGGCGCCCGCTGGGGCTGCTGGCGAACGCGAGGAAGCGCAAGGACGGGTTCGTGCAGCTGTTCCTGATGGCGGGCGTCCTCATGATGAGCCTGCGGTCCCTGGGCCAGAAGCACCGCCTCCGCGACCtcgccgacggcgccgccgacctccgccgCGAGCGCGACGACCTCTCCCTCTGCATGCGCGGGCTCCAAGATGCGCTCCGCCGcgaggccgacgccgacgcgtCGGGCGCCCTCGCGTCCCACCCCgcaccggccaccaccgcggccGAGGACCAGTAG
- the LOC120670174 gene encoding cyclin-dependent kinase inhibitor 1-like codes for MGKYMRKRAGRAPAAELAQVVAGVRTRSRSAAALASAAAAAPKRPRTKQAAVSAEVGAGRGDGACAAAAEAEAGCYLRLRSRRLFVAEARRPVPAEENAALLPVGAARSSGGASGEPVVVVAGTSSCSSTASSVDVVVVAAAAWERTGGGAAEAREDPDVESAVSESAGCDDRERREATPSSRPPADLSDEESSQAQQAAGEQKHRRRGPTCRARTAPAAEEMEEFFAAAEKAMAERFAAKYNFDVARGLPLDAGGRFEWTTVASARLNHR; via the exons ATGGGGAAGTACATGAGGAAGCGCGCGGGTCGGGcgccggccgcggagctcgcGCAGGTGGTGGCCGGCGTCCGGACGCGGTCCCGCTCCGCGGCCGCCCTcgcgagcgccgcggcggcggcgcccaagaGGCCGAGGACGAAGCAGGCGGCAGTGAGCGCGGAGGTGGGGGCGGGCCGTGGCGACGGCGCCTGCGCCGCGGCGGCTGAGGCGGAGGCAGGGTGCTACCTGCGGCTGCGGAGCAGGAGGCTGTTCGTGGCCGAGGCGCGGCGCCCGGTGCCGGCGGAGGAGAATGCGGCGCTGCTGCCTGTAGGGGCGGCACGGTCGTCTGGGGGAGCGTCCGGGGAGCCCGTGGTGGTGGTCGCCGGGACCTCGAGCTGCTCCAGCACGGCGTCGTCGGTGGACGTCgttgtggtggcggcggcggcttgggagaggaccggtggcggcgccgcggag GCGCGCGAGGACCCCGACGTCGAGAGCGCCGTCAGCGAGTCGGCCGGGTGCGACGACCGCGAGAG GAGGGAAGCGACGCCGTCGAGCCGGCCGCCGGCAGATCTGAGCGACGAGGAGTCGAGTCAGGCTCAGCAGGCGGCGGGCGAGCAGAAGCATCGCCGCCGAGGGCCTACATGCAGAGCTAGGACGGCACCGGCCGCGGAAGAGATGGAGGAGTTCTTCGCGGCCGCGGAGAAGGCCATGGCCGAGCGCTTCGCAGCCAA GTACAACTTCGACGTCGCCCGCGGCCTGCCGCtcgacgccggcggccggtTCGAGTGGACCACGGTGGCCAGTGCGCGGCTGAACCATCGATGA
- the LOC120669158 gene encoding protein FAR1-RELATED SEQUENCE 5-like, which produces MDEVGNNVTDAIGEMNNEDASSNLDSHSVGLWKDDGDVHMDDGFRTPMKKTKKTSVPKVGMIFDDVESAEKFYKDYAHDIGFAVRIGQQKLDDNGLVQCKRYLCARQGFRSQKAKELMDPSKKVRHTRETRCGCEAYMYVKRDSEGKYHIAALFEDHNHDLVTPSKLHLLRSKRLVSEKEKATLFNCHKASIGTSQAFRLLQVGAGGFEYVGCTKKDLLNYYSDFRNKIKNADAQMFIDQFGRLKEVDPGFFFEYEVNDGRLVRVFWADATSRKNYIHFGDVLSFDSTYSTNQYDMKFAPFTGVNHHMQSIFFGAGFLADEKIESFTWLFQTFLRAMGGKAPELIITDEDASMRAAIGSVLPNTIHRLCVWHIMKKFPKKIGPHLLKDEEFLKRVNSCVWGSETTEEFERKWHAIMSDYHLENNEWLDRRYQIRQSWIPAYFKDIWLGGILRTTSRSESANSFFNRFIGRKLSLVEFWLRFDTALQFQRQEELLHDNTTMHTNPTLFTSWEIEKHGSFVFTHEVFNKFQEEVLAAREHCDVQNTTELEDRKIVAMTDNYRRPTSHTRQEEQENFIGFSIPDDVQVHPPTDILAKGKCKRILGHADKNKKKKEPTPRKCTTCKDVGHDRRNCPNKES; this is translated from the exons ATGGATGAAGTCGGAAACAATGTGACCGATGCAATTGGTGAGATGAATAACGAAGATGCTTCCAGCAACCTTGATTCCCATAGCGTTGGTTTATGGAAAGACGACGGAGATGTACACATGGATGATGGTTTTAGAACGCCGATGAAGAAGACGAAGAAAACTAGTGTACCTAAG GTAGGGATGATATTCGATGATGTGGAATCAGCTGAGAAGTTTTACAAAGATTATGCACATGACATTGGGTTTGCAGTTCGTATTGGTCAACAAAAACTTGATGACAATGGTCTGGTTCAATGCAAGCGGTACTTATGCGCAAGGCAAGGATTTAGGTCCCAAAAGGCTAAAGAACTCATGGATCCGTCTAAAAAGGTACGCCACACTAGAGAAACTAGATGTGGATGTGAAGCTTATATGTATGTTAAGCGCGACAGTGAAGGCAAATACCATATAGCAGCATTATTTGAGGACCATAACCATGACCTTGTGACACCTAGTAAACTTCATTTGCTTAGATCCAAGCGCTTGGTAAGTGAGAAGGAAAAAGCAACACTTTTCAATTGCCACAAAGCAAGTATAGGAACATCACAGGCATTCAGACTCCTTCAAGTGGGTGCAGGGGGGTTTGAATATGTTGGTTGCACAAAAAAGGATTTGTTAAACTACTACAGCGATTTCAGGAACAAAATCAAAAATGCTGATGCTCAGATGTTTATTGACCAATTTGGTAGGCTCAAAGAAGTAGATCCAGGTTTTTTCTTTGAATATGAAGTGAATGATGGTCGGTTGGTCCGGGTATTTTGGGCTGATGCAACTAGTAGGAAGAACTATATCCATTTTGGTGATGTGCTTTCTTTTGATTCTACATATAGCACAAACCAATATGATATGAAATTTGCACCTTTCACCGGAGTCAACCATCATATGCAATCCATTTTCTTTGGAGCTGGTTTTTTAGCTGATGAGAAGATTGAAAGCTTCACTTGGTTATTTCAGACCTTCCTACGAGCTATGGGAGGGAAGGCTCCGGAGCTCATTATAACAGACGAGGACGCTAGTATGAGGGCGGCTATTGGTAGTGTTCTTCCAAACACCATTCACAGATTGTGTGTGTGGCATATTATgaaaaaatttccaaaaaaaattggtcCACATCTATTAAAGGATGAAGAGTTTTTGAAAAGAGTTAACTCATGTGTATGGGGTTCAGAAACAACGGAAGAGTTTGAGAGGAAATGGCATGCTATAATGTCAGATTATCATTTGGAGAACAATGAATGGTTGGACAGAAGGTATCAAATCCGTCAGTCATGGATCCCAGCATATTTCAAAGACATCTGGCTCGGAGGTATTCTTCGAACAACATCAAGGTCAGAGAGTGCAAATTCCTTTTTCAATCGCTTCATAGGCCGAAAGCTTTCATTAGTAGAGTTTTGGCTACGGTTTGACACGGCTTTGCAATTCCAACGTCAGGAagaattactacatgataacaCCACCATGCATACAAACCCTACTCTATTTACTTCATGGGAAATCGAGAAACATGGTAGTTTTGTTTTCACACATGAGGTTTTTAATAAATTTCAAGAAGAGGTGTTAGCTGCAAGGGAGCATTGTGATGTCCAGAACACAACTGAACTGGAAGATAGAAAAATTGTTGCCATGACAGATAACTACAGAAGA CCTACCTCTCACACCAGACAAGAGGAACAAGAAAATTTTATTGGCTTTAGCATTCCAGATGATGTGCAAGTTCATCCACCAACTGACATTCTTGCAAAGGGGAAGTGCAAGAGAATATTGGGACATGCAgacaaaaacaaaaagaagaaagaaccaACTCCACGCAAGTGCACCACATGCAAAGATGTTGGGCATGATAGACGCAATTGTCCAAACAAAGAAAGTTGA